The Falco peregrinus isolate bFalPer1 chromosome 1, bFalPer1.pri, whole genome shotgun sequence genome has a window encoding:
- the LOC114013925 gene encoding uncharacterized protein LOC114013925 translates to MRLPAMLCAVRVCKTGSRSLHLPQTGGDEGWHKPFLLLLKLFQIISKIYILQAWGKQAGSSASPAEPCECRVSACVPATQKDAVPVVRKNCLLLQLRGELLQQSLGNTAATESPLREKILLVVLLGARHWHTVTSLETSSPFIWTVRRWSWPGGCSANRNGCVVAAPWGEFNSTRKSKEHTVSPQQHDSRQPDRILACCLSALGA, encoded by the exons ATGCGTCTACCAGCAATGTTGTGTGCTGTGCGTGTCTGTAAGACAGGCTCACGCTCTTTGCACTTGCCACAGACAGGAGGTGATGAGGGCTGGCACAAACCTTTCTTACTGTTGCTTAAACTTTTTCAGATTATCTCCAAGATATATATCCTGCAGGCCTGGGGGAAGCAGGCGGGCAGTTCTGCCAGCCCGGCAGAACCGTGTGAGTGCCGTGTGTCGGCGTGCGTGCCTGCAacacagaaggatgctgtgcCAGTG GTCAGGAAGAATTGTTTACTCCTGCAGCTCCGAGGtgagctcctgcagcagagccttGGCAATACTGCTGCCACCGAGAGCCCCCTCAGAGAGAAGATCTTGCTGGTTGTCCTCCTGGGTGCTCGGCATTGGCACACTGTGACCTCCCTGGAGACCAGCAGTCCCTTCATATGGACAGTCCGCAGGTGGTCCTGGCCAGGAGGATGCTCAGCAAACAGAAATGGCTGTGTTGTGG cagcTCCGTGGGGAGAGTTCAATTCCACCAGGAAGAGCAAGGAACACACAGTGTCACCACAGCAACATGACTCACGCCAGCCTGACCGTATTTTGGCTTGCTGCCTGTCCGCACTTGGTGCCTGA